The Vitis riparia cultivar Riparia Gloire de Montpellier isolate 1030 chromosome 3, EGFV_Vit.rip_1.0, whole genome shotgun sequence genome includes a region encoding these proteins:
- the LOC117911003 gene encoding uncharacterized protein LOC117911003, which produces MTLKTTNEIWNFLKKEYEGNERVKGMQVLNLIREFEMQRMKESETIKDYSDRLLSIVNKVRLLGTDSSDSRIVQKIFITVPKKFKTTISSLENSKDVSSITLAELLNALQAQEQRRLMRQEGSVEGAFQVISQYEKEM; this is translated from the coding sequence ATGACACTGAAGACAACAAATGAAATATGGAACTTCCTAAAGAAGGAATATGAAGGAAATGAACGAGTCAAAGGTATGCAAGTGCTGAACCTTATTAGAGAATTTGAGATGCAAAGGATGAAAGAATCAGAAACAATCAAGGATTACTCAGACAGACTTCTTAGTATTGTTAACAAAGTAAGACTTCTTGGTACTGACTCTTCTGATTCTAGAATAGttcagaaaatttttataacagTTCCTAAAAAGTTTAAGACTACAATATCATCTCTAGAAAACTCAAAAGATGTGTCAAGTATCACCTTGGCAGAGCTGTTGAATGCATTACAGGCTCAAGAACAAAGGAGGCTTATGAGACAAGAAGGATCTGTGGAGGGTGCATTTCAGGTCATATCTCAGTACGAGAAAGAGATGTAA